From the genome of Perca flavescens isolate YP-PL-M2 chromosome 1, PFLA_1.0, whole genome shotgun sequence, one region includes:
- the spg7 gene encoding paraplegin has product MSTTLLLLQQHRTGLCRKYSTGLLWTLSRRNSHILTNQPRSSDSVKNVLFRCANVRKMLLSKSERTLTSEPQKLINSLLHRPLGPGMVGISKELIRNNLLRNPVGLVNLLGSLNLFSTSQSKQEKNKSDGPKGKTPEEDEEEKKRREQEDQMYRERLRTLFIIALIMSLLNSINTSGGNISWNDFVNEMLAKGEVSRVQVVPESDIVEIYLHPGAVIFGRPRLALMYRMQVANIDKFEEKLRAAEEELDIDAKDRIQVSYKRTGFFGNAVYALGMAAIGVAILWYIFRLAGMGGREGGFSAFNQLKMAKFTIVDSKSGKGVSFKDVAGMHEAKMEVKEFVDYLKNPERYLQLGAKVPKGALLLGPPGCGKTLLAKAVATEAQVPFLAIAGSEFVEVIGGLGAARVRSLFKEARGRAPCIVYIDEIDAVGKKRSTNMSGFSNTEEEQTLNQLLVEMDGMGTTDHVIVLASTNRADILDNALMRPGRLDRHIFIDLPTLQERKEIYEQHLKILKLTQPADFYSLRLAELTPGFSGADIANICNEAALHAAREGYKSIDTFNFEYAVERVIAGSVKKSKILCKEEQRVVAFHESGHALVGWLLEHTEAVLKVSIAPRTNAALGFAQMLPREQFLFTKEQLFERMCMALGGRAAEAITFNKVTTGAQDDLRKVTRVAYSMVKQYGMCDSVGQVSFPDKEPQGAIGRRPFSQGLQQQMDHEAKMLIARAYRHTEKLLQDNRDKLTLLANALLEREVVNYSDIEALLGPPPHGPKKMIVPQSWLEAERDKQDTGEDEPQPPPRKHRDEDVNQQLV; this is encoded by the exons ATGTCGACGacgttgttgttgctgcagcagcATCGTACTGGTCTTTgtagaaaatacagtacaggttTATTGTGGACACTGTCAAGGCGAAACTCTCATATATTAACAAACCAACCAAGATCCAGCGATAGTGTTAAAAATGTGCTGTTCAGATGCGCTAATGTCAGAAAGATGCTTCTTTCAAAATCAGAGCGGACACTTACAAGTGAGCCACAGAAACTCATTAAT AGTCTCCTCCATAGACCATTGGGTCCTGGTATGGTGGGAATTAGCAAAGAGTTAATCAGAAACAACCTGCTGAGGAACCCTGTTGGTTTGGTAAATCTATTAG GCTCACTAAACCTCTTCAGTACATCTCAATCTAaacaagagaaaaataaaagtgaTGGACCAAAGGGAAAAACTCCAGAGGAAGATGAAG AGGAGAAGAAACGTCGCGAGCAGGAGGACCAGATGTACCGGGAGCGTCTGCGGACCCTCTTCATCATAGCACTCATCATGAGCCTGCTGAACTCCATTAATACCAGTGGTGGTAACATCTCTTGGAATGACTTTGTCAATGAGATGTTGGCCAAGGGAGAGGTGTCTCGTGTGCAGGTTGTCCCTGAGAGCGACATTGTGGAAATCTACCTTCATCCTGGAGCAGTTATTTTTGGAAGGCCT AGGCTGGCGCTTATGTACAGAATGCAGGTTGCCAACATTGACAAATTTGAGGAGAAGCTGAGAGCTGCTGAAGAAGAGCTGGATATTGACGCAAAGGACAGGATACAGGTGTCGTACAAACGCACTGGATTCTTTGGGAA TGCAGTCTATGCTCTGGGGATGGCTGCTATTGGCGTGGCTATTCTCTGGTATATCTTCCGACTAGCAGGCATGGGGGGCAGAGAAGGAGGCTTCAGTGCTTTT AATCAGCTGAAAATGGCCAAGTTCACCATTGTGGACAGCAAGTCGGGTAAAGGCGTAAGTTTCAAAGATGTGGCAGGTATGCACGAGGCTAAGATGGAAGTAAAGGAATTTGTCGACTACCTCAAG AATCCAGAACGATACCTCCAGCTGGGAGCCAAAGTTCCAAAGGGTGCGTTGCTGCTTGGGCCTCCAGGCTGTGGGAAGACCCTGCTGGCTAAGGCTGTAGCCACTGAGGCCCAGGTGCCATTTCTGGCTATTGCTGGCTCTGAGTTTGTGGAGGTCATTGGAG GCCTGGGTGCTGCCCGGGTAAGGAGTCTGTTCAAGGAGGCTCGAGGCCGAGCACCCTGCATCGTCTACATCGATGAGATTGATGCCGTGGGAAAGAAGCGCTCCACCAACATGTCAGGTTTCTCTAACACTGAAGAGGAGCAGACCCTCAACCAGCTGCTGGTAGAAATGGATG GAATGGGAACGACCGACCACGTCATTGTCCTTGCTTCCACTAACCGAGCAGATATCTTGGACAATGCTCTCATGAGACCAGGCAGACTTGACAGGCACATCTTTATAGATCTGCCCACACTGCAG GAGAGGAAGGAGATCTATGAGCAACATCTGAAGATCTTAAAGCTGACCCAACCAGCTGATTTCTACTCCCTGCGCCTGGCTGAGCTCACCCCAGGCTTCAGTG GTGCAGACATTGCCAACATTTGTAACGAAGCGGCCCTGCATGCTGCCAGAGAAGGGTACAAGTCCATCGATACCTTCAACTTTGAGTATGCAGTGGAGAGAGTAATAGCAG GAAGTGTAAAGAAGAGCAAGATCCTGTGTAAAGAGGAGCAGAGGGTGGTCGCCTTCCATGAGTCTGGACATGCCTTAGTGGGATGGCTTCTTGAGCACACAGAGGCAGTGCTGAAG GTGTCCATTGCCCCGCGAACTAATGCAGCCCTGGGATTTGCCCAGATGTTACCTCGTGAACAGTTTCTGTTCACCAAGGAGCAGCTGTTTGAGCGGATGTGTATGGCTCTGGGAGGAAGAGCTGCCGAGGCGATCACCTTTAACAAGGTTACAACAG GAGCTCAGGATGACTTGCGTAAGGTGACACGTGTGGCCTACTCCATGGTGAAGCAGTACGGCATGTGTGACAGTGTCGGCCAGGTCTCGTTTCCAGACAAAGAGCCGCAAGGTGCCATTGGACGCCGTCCTTTCAGCCAGggcctgcagcagcagatggACCAC GAGGCGAAGATGTTGATAGCCCGTGCTTACAGGCACACAGAGAAGCTGCTACAGGACAACCGAGACAAGCTGACACTG TTGGCCAATGCGCTGTTGGAACGAGAGGTGGTGAACTACAGTGACATTGAAGCCTTGCTCGGTCCACCCCCCCATGGGCCCAAGAAGATGATCGTCCCGCAAAGCTGGTTGGAGGCAGAGAGGGACAAACAAGACACAGGAGAAGACGAGCCTCAACCACCTCCCCGTAAACACCGAGACGAGGACGTGAATCAACAGCTGGTCTGA